The uncultured Paludibaculum sp. sequence CCACCGCGTGCGCTAACTCGAGGATCCGCCGCCAGTTGTGCTCTTCTTTCGGTGCTGCCATGGTGCCCGGCACGGCCGGCTTCGTTTGCGGATATCCCAACGAAAATGGAACGGCTCTGAGCCCGAAATATAGCACATGGTGCATCACCGTGTTCAGGAAGGCGCATGGCCACAAAACCGAAAAGTTCTATCGCCAGTGTGATCACTTTGGAGTCCTTCCCGCCACTTGTTTGACAGGGCCGCCAAGGCTGCCCGATCTACCCATAGCGAGGACAAAACTTCAATGAAAACACGCCTTCTTCTTTGGGGGCTGCTGGTAGCTGCCGCCGGCTTTGAGGCCGGCCGTCTGGCTGCACCTGCCTCACGCGTACGTGCCGATGACGAGATGCCTCAGGTTGACGTCCGGCCAGTGGGCGCCGGCACCAACCTGGTCGTCTACTACCCCACTCTCAAGAAGATGTTCTTCTATCAGCCCTTCGTCGGCCAGCCCACCTGGGGTTGCCAGTATGCCATCCAGCTCAGCACGCCAGGAGGGACGGTGGAAAGGAGCCAGTGCGGGTCAGACCAGTAACTTGTTGTCGGGCACATCTGCGTTGTTGAACCCGGCTGACTGGATGGCGCGAAGTCCGCGAACTACCGGCTGCGCAGCGCCACCGCCAGCCCGTTCCAGAGGATCTGCAATCCCAGGGCGAACAGGACGAACGAGGAAAGCCGGTTCAGGATCTCCGTACCTGTAGTGCCCAGCAATTGTTCCAGCCGGTACGCATTGTGATACACGATCCACACCGCGATGGACAGCACCACCATGCCTAAGGTGGACGCAATCATCATCTCAATGCCGTTGCTGTTCAGGTGGGCTCCCAGGCCGATCGCCGTTGAGATGGATTCCGGTCCCACGGTCAGGGGCAGCGTCAGCGGATAGAACGCCCGTGTCAGCGGGGCCTGCACCGGCGTCTCCTTCACCGCGGTGTCGTCGACCGGTTTCTCGTGCCGCAGGAGTTCCCAGCCCGTGTGTGCGATCACCATCCCGCCGGCCACCTGGACCACACTCAACGAGATTCCGAAGAAAGCCAGGATCTTCACACCCAGGAAGAGCGAGCTGACCAGCAGGAGTAATCCGTACAGGGCAACCTTGCGGGCCAGGGTCTCCTGGATATCGCGAGGATATTGCCGCACGAACGCCTGGAAGATGGGGGCGCTGCCTACGGGGTTGACCAACGGCAGCAGCGCCACGAAAGAAACCGACGCAGCCTTGGCCAACTCCAGAAACAGCAGTTTGTCTTCCAGCATTTAGCGCCTCTCTGTCGCCCTCCACCCGGAACCGGCGGCGGCGAACCTTTCACATCAGGAGGGGGAGGAAGGCCCCAGGATCTGATCACCCGAGCGCCCGGAAAAACAGAAGCCTGCGTCTGATCACTTCCGTCGCGCCACCGCCCCTGAGTCAGTGGGAGTGCATCCAAGTGAAATTTCTGAGATTGAGAATGAGCACGGCTCTCTGCCTGGCCAGCCTGGCGCTGGGCGCCGCTGGCCTGGCAAGGGCCAACGATGCCGGGTGGCCCCGCATCGTCCAGGACGGCAGTACGGAGATAGTCGTCTATCAGCCCCAGCCTGACTCGCTCGACGGCGTTACACTGCAGAGCCGCGTGGCGGTTTCCATCAGGCGGCCGCAGGACCAGCAACCGGTATTCGGCGCCCTCTGGGTGGCCGCGACCCTCAGCACCGACCGCGATCGCGACATCGCCGAAGTCAGATCGGTCAGGGTGACCCGCACGCGGTTCACCGGAATCCCGGACAGTGACATGCAAGGCATCGTCAGCTTCCTGGAGAAGGCGGTCCCGCGCTGGGACCTGTCCCTCTCGCTCAGCAGACTGCGCGCCGCCCTCCAACCGGTGGACGCCGGGGGAGACCCGGGTTACCGCAACGATCCGCCGCGCATCATGGTCGAGAACCGGCCGGCGCTGCTCCTGCTGCTGGACGGCCCCCCTCGCTTCCAGGACACCGGCAAGAAGGACTTGCAAGTGGTTGCCAACACAGCGCTGCCTGTCATCTTCGACACCAAACACAAGGAGTACTGGTTGTCCGGTTCCAGCGTCTGGTTCACTACACGCGACATCCTGCAGGGCGAATGGAAGGCCGTCGACAGCGCCCCATCCTCGATTCAGGACCTGGTGAAGGACTCCAATACCCAGGCCTCGCCGGGCGTGGAGGGCCAGAAAACGGCGTCTGCCGACCAGTTGCGCTCGGCCCGGATCGTAGTGGCGACCGAACCGACCGAACTGGTGGTTGTGCAGGGCGCGCCCAACTACGCGCCGCTGGCCGGCGGCGACATTCTCTACGTCAGCAATTCAGAGAGCGACATCTTCCTGGAAGTCGCGACCCAGCGCCACTATCTGCTGATCTCCGGCCGCTGGTACGCGGCGCCGTCGCTCCGCGGGCCCTGGGCCTTCATTGCCCCCGACACATTGCCGAAGTCCTTCGCCCGGATCCCCGAGAACTCGCCCAAGGCCAGCGTCCTGGCGTTCATTCCCGGCACCGACCGCGCGAAGGATGCGCTGATGGACAACGTGATCCCGCAGACCGCGGAAGTCTCCCGGAGCAACGTCAAAATCGATGTCACCTACGATGGGGAGCCCCGGTTCTCCCCCATTCAGGGCACCACGATGGCCTATGCGGTGAACACGCCGTCGCAGGTTATCCAGGCCGATGGGAAGTATTTCGCCTGCGAGGGAGGAGTCTGGTACTCCGCACCCACGCCGGCCGGCCCCTGGCAGGTCTCGGATGTGCGCCCCACGGCGATTGACCGCATTCCGCCCAGCAGCCCGGTCTACAACACGCGGTATGTCTACATCTACGATTCGACACCCGATGTCGTGTATGTCGGGTATCTGCCTGGCTACCGCTGGTCGCTGCCATACCGTGGGGTGATCGTTTACGGGACCGGTTGGAACTATCCGGGCTGGTATGGAACCGTCTACTATCCACGCCCGGCGACCTGGGGCTTCGCCGTGCGCTACAACCCATGGGCCGGCTGGAGCTTCGGCATGAGCTGGAACTCGGGCTGGATGGGCCTCTCCGCCCGTTGGGGCTCCGGTTGGGGCGGCTGGGGGCCGGCCTATCCGGGTCCCTATCGTCACTACAACGGCGGATGGTTTGGTCCGGGCGGCTACCGCCCGCCGCGCCCGCCCGATTGGCGTCCGCCCTACCGGCCGATTGGTCCGCAACCCTATCCTGGCGCGGGACCCCGCCCCTGGGCCGGCCCAGGCGGCAACATCTACAATCGGCCCGGCCAGCCCGGGATCCGTCCGCAACCGTATCTGCCTGGCCGTCCGCCGGCGGGTAGAGATCCGCTCCGGCCCGTGCCCATGCGACCCGACCCCGGCCGGCCGAATAACGTATACGTCGACCGCAACGGGGATCTCCACCGCAATACTGGCGAAGGCTGGCAGCGCAGGGACGGCGGTAACTGGGCGCCCGAACGGCCGGCCCCAACCCCGCGTTCCATGCAGCCCGAACGGCAACGCCAGTTTCCAGGCCCGCGCGTGGAACCGCGAGGCTCCGGCATCGAGGACGAGCGCAGGAGCCGGGAACGCGGAGCGGGCATGGCCGGCCCCAGCTTTCCCAGAGGCGGGGGCGGAGGCCGGCGCGGGCCGCGCTAACCGCCACACCACTCCGGCGGATGATCACATCTTCGGCCCACCGCCCCCATTGGAAGTGAAACGTACAGTAAGGAGAATTCGGATGAAACGCTTGTTGTCAGTTGGCTTCTTTGCATTTGCGATGCTTGCCGGCGCAGCCGAGGTGAGCGTCAGTGCTCGCTTCGGCCCGCCGCCCCCGCCGCCCCGCGAGGTAATTGTTGTGCGGCCTGGACCGCGCCATGTCTGGGTCCCCGGCCACTACTCCTGGGATGGCAGGCGCTATGTCTGGGCCAGCGGGTACTGGACGGTCCCGCCGCGCGGGCGGGCTGGCTGGGTCCCCGGGCGTTGGGAGCGCCGGAATGGAATGCACATCTGGGTGGAGGGCCGCTGGCGCTAGATCCGGGGGTTCACAACTGAAAGACGCGCTCGTGCGATGCATGGGCGCGTCTTCGTCTTTGAACTCCTCATTTCCCTCTCGGAAGACGATCTGGTCGGCACAACCAATCTCCGCAGCGGCCTGGGATCGATCTGGAGCATTGAGGACGACCTGGCGCGCGGGCCTGGCGGCCTCGGCTCCTTCCAGAAGATCCTGCTGGCGTCCACCACGATTCGGGGGCATATGCGCCTGTGGAGATCAAGGGGGAACCTCATGTGGATGGTGGTGTCGCCAGCAATACGCGGCTGGCCGAACGCCTGCGGGCTGGTCGAACGAGGGAGACGGTGCGGATCCGGCGGTGGGTGATCGTC is a genomic window containing:
- a CDS encoding MarC family protein, which codes for MLEDKLLFLELAKAASVSFVALLPLVNPVGSAPIFQAFVRQYPRDIQETLARKVALYGLLLLVSSLFLGVKILAFFGISLSVVQVAGGMVIAHTGWELLRHEKPVDDTAVKETPVQAPLTRAFYPLTLPLTVGPESISTAIGLGAHLNSNGIEMMIASTLGMVVLSIAVWIVYHNAYRLEQLLGTTGTEILNRLSSFVLFALGLQILWNGLAVALRSR